GGCGGGATTCAACACATTACATTGTATCAGTTCTATGTTTTGAGGTAAAATTAAAGCCAGCTCCCACTTTGTAATTCGAGCAGTAGCGAAATGTTTGGCTTTCTTACAATTTAACAGTGCGGCTACTGCATGAGGTACATGTACCTTGAGGGGGCACCCCAATACAATGTCTGATGATTTCTCCAGCATGAGTGCAGCAGCCGCAATTGCTTTTAAACAACTTGGAAATCCCTTAGCAACTGGGTCTTGCTGTGTGCTATAGTTTTTGGACTAGTACACCTGTAGCATGTCCATCATATTCATGACAAAACAGTGAGAAGGGTATGTCATAATTTGGTATTCCCAGTGCAGGAGTCCTGAGCAATGCTTCCTTTAATGTTTCAAACAATGCTTTTGTCTCCTCTGTGTAAACAAATGGTTCTGGAACCGCAGTCTTTGTTAAGTCATACAATGGAGCTGATATTTGAGATAAATTTCGGACCCACTGTCTAAAGTAGGAAGTTAGGCCAAGAAACCCTCTTAGTTTCCTTTTATTGATAGGTGGCTTGATATCTTGTATTGCTCTCAACCTATctgttgagaggtgtctgaacccTTGTCTTAGGCAATGTCCAATATAAGTGACTCTCTCTTGACATAATTGCATTTTGTCTTTTGAGACTGTGTGTCCATTTTCTGCCAGAAAAACAAGCAGTGCTTTAGTGTCTAAAATTGAGGTAGTGTAATTAGGTGAACATAGCAGCAAATCATCCACATACTGGATGAGTACAGATTCACCTGGTAAAATGAGTGACTGCAAGTTATCTGCCAGATTTTGACTATAAATACTGGGGCTGTTTGCCCACCCTTGAAGAGTTTGGGTCCAAGTGTACTGTTTGGTTCTGTATGTAAATGCAAAAAGATACTGACTGTCTGGGTGTATAGGTATGCTAAAAAAAGCCGCACATAAGTCAATCACTATAAAGTGTGTACTTTCAAACGGAATCTGCAACAGAATTGTGGCAGGATTTGGGACAACTGGACAACTGAATGTAGGGGTTCTACAATTCAATTGATTGTCCTTAGGTCTTGAATTAGCCGATAGCCACGCCCACCATGTTTCTTTATGGGAAAAATTGGAGAATTTGCAGGGCTTTGAGTCTtaatcaatactttttttttctaacagcTCTTGAATTACAGGTAAAATACCCTTCTCCACCTCTGGAGACAATGGATATTGTGGTCTGCTAGGAATAACTGCTCCTGGTTTCAGTTTAACCTGTACCGGAGTAACTGTCAGAGTTTTCCCTACATCATGTAAGCTTGTTGCCCATAACTTCTCAGGTACCATATCAAGCGTTTGAGACATTTCTGGTGTCACATTGACTACAGATAGTGCACTATCAAATCTACTAGGGTCATCCTGTAATGCACTATTGACTATATCTTTGTGCTTGTCTGGTACTTGTAAATATCCCCATCAGCTGTACAGAATACTGTGCACCCCAATTTGCAAAGCAAGTCCCTGCCCAACAAATTGGTAGGAGCATCTGCAGCTAAAAGGAAAGAATGCTCACTGGTAAGTGGTCCTATAGTGACAGGTAGCTTTTCTGTCTCTCTTAATGGTATCACTTTGTTTTCCACACCAACAGCATGTATTACATTTTCAGTTAGTGGGTATCTTTGTTTTACAGATATCAAAGATCTTGCAGCACCTGTGTCGAAAAAAAGGTTGCTCTTTTCCCTGTATTACCAAATTAACTGTGGGCTCTTGGGATTTACATTGAATAAGTGGCATTTGTAACACGGGTGTTGCCTTTGGTAGTCATTGCATCTCCTCTCCCTCAGTTTGCTCATCTTGATGAGACTTACCCTGGGGATACCTTTTCTTTCTTGGTTTTGTACATTCCCTTAAGAAATGGCCCTTCTTTTGACAACTGTAGCAAGTAAttgcagatttatcaaaccttggtCTGTAACCCTGCACATTTAGAGTAGCCCTATAATCCGCTTTAAATTGTACATTCATTAATTTATCTTGTGCTGCAATGGCTTTCTTTTGTGTTTGTGCATTTAAATTATCCTCATGTGCCTGTGCTTCCTGGACCATTTCATGGAATTCATGCTTTCCCCACATGGGCACACTCGTGGTTACACGAGTTTTAATGTTTGGTCTAAGACCGTCTAAAAATGTTTGCAACATGAGATATTCTAGTACACTATTCTCCTACAAAATTGCTTAGAACCCACCATAACGTTCAGCCTCTTGACAAAATCATCCATAATAATCTCTCACTGACTCATTATATCTCTGTTTAACTGCCTGTATGCAAGTCCAGTCTGGTTTACACGGAAATTACTTTTAGAATTCTAGGTCCACATTTTGTCTTCACATAAGATTACATTTCTTTTATGCGTTTCTTGCTTGGAGTCATTTACGTGAAATAATTTTGTTCCTGTTTTGTCAATGACAGgggcctctctctctgtgtgtgtctgaatCATAATATTCCTCACAGTCTCCCACTAACTTTGGTTCAGCGTACCTGCCCATATGTACTGGAGGTTCACCTTTTCCTGATGTATGCATGCCTTTAGCTCCGTGTTCTGTTTCTTCAATGACATGTTTTCCTTTAACTTCAGGTGCAGCTATTTTCGTTGCTGTTAGTCCTGATGCTGCAGAAATCACAGCAAGCATAGCATCTGTTTCTAAGTTCTCATGTACATCGTAACTTCTGTCATGGTCTGGACCTTTTGTCTGTAACTTCATAGTCTGTTCTACATATGCAGGTGGAACACAGCTAACTGCCTCCATAACCCACTGATTATATGCTTTTTTTCTGATTCTGACTTACCGACATGTTTCTTCATCTCTATTAACAAATTTCTATCAAAGGTACCAGTCAAAGGGAAACCTGGGCATTTTCTATTCCATTTTTTCAAATTCTGCACACTCTCATTTCCATACTTTCGTAGCCTTACACTACCTGGGCAGCCATAaggtaaaaacacattgtattttTCACCTGCTGAGGATCTCCCTCCCATTGTGAGTCACTATATTTTCTTCAACCCAGGGTACTCACAGTGTTAAGTCTTCCGACTTTGGGAGCTGGGTGCTACAACCTCTAGCAGTCCTCCGCAGTCACCACGTCTGATGATACAGCTTTAACAACCACAATACAGCACTTTGAACTCTGAGAGGTATCCTCGACACCCAAGTCAGAGGAGTTACTGAGTTCTCCTCTGCTTGGACCCCCACCAGAATCAATCGCTACAAGGGTccacacaatttcacacaatcaTCATACTCTCAGATTATACTTGAAAAAGATGGAATACAAAATATGCTACTGGTTTAAACACCTCAATACAATGTATAAAATGTTCCTTTAGCACTCTGGATATGTAATATAATGAAGAGACTTATGTGAGAAACCTACCATAAAGCCTTACACAACAGCAGGTGACCAGCAATTAAGCACTTGAAACAGAGTAAGAAAATGTCTTACCTTGGTTCAAGTACTCAAAGCTGATCCTCCTTAGTGCGTCGGGTCAGGTATTATGGAGTTAGGATCTTGGTCAGGGACCTCCAAATGATATGGAAGTTTTCAGGAATTAGTCAAAGacgaagggctagatttactatcaggcgtgatgcatgacggcttcaaaccgccatgcatcgcggcggttttccggcgtgtttgcattgcaaacagccggatttactaatgggcgcatttcagcttcaatttgaagccgccggcgatgtaacggcgggatgtaatgctcaaagccgccggcggctttgaatagaacatggcgcttttgctttaaatgacggcgcttttgtgtaaaggcggtttttttgaaaatcacacctgtctcctggcctgttactattggctattttcaaactcagtagatttgacatcacaagccctatataaaccactggcctgacacttttttctctgatagggtttagaggagttttgtgagaggagtttggaggataggggtttggtgagagttggagtttggtggattggtggagcgatatctgattgaagtgtgagtagtcctgtggttttttcctgttttgtacatttattttctcatttattttctgtcttgtattttttgtatttgacttgtcctttgtctgtgttacttgtgtgtgactgtgtggagagtgtgtctgtaggtagtgtagtttgttctttgtgtttgtaagtccttcagtgttttgtgtttttctgtcttctgggtaaaaatgtccagagataggaggggagaacaggctgaggagagggagatggaggttgaggggtcagaggagggagagggagaggttgaggagacaggacagggcaggaagaccaagacagggaggaatgtgcgcttctcacatgatgagaattgtgtgttggtgcacaacatcattccctgctacgaggtcatcctagggaacctggcagcccggactcctctaaggcggcgtcaccaactgtgggggagagtctgtgaggccgtgaacgcggtgggcccactgaagcggacagtggcacactgccgcaagcgcttctctgatattaagaggaggcttaaagagaagatggcccaggaaaggaggtcgacaaggcgcacgggtggtggccccccacttcgtatggagtacaccacgtacgaggaggagctgcgccagataatgccggctgaaattgtagagggcataaatgtgcaggacaccgattcgccctcttttggccaagtagttggtgagttatttggtttttttaccctaacagtattttaaatgtttttttctttttaaaactccttttttctttttaaaactgcttttttctttttaaaactgcttttctctttttaaaacctcTTATCTctgtgcaaacgttttttcttatttgttattttttttttggttgtttttcaaagtgtatttttgactctaatagtttgtaaaggtttaaaaacagtatatttggaaattgttttttatggaaatacattgtatgctttttctaatacatccagattcgccaggaccgcagttcagtcccagtgccagacctacacctccaccttcagcgagagattcgggcacagacgagcaagcaggtgcgtgatttctgtttaggagagaaataatggagttaattgattttctgtgcaaatgttgctgtcaatttttttttattttttttttaattgtttgcaatgagaagtttgggctacattttactaaactgatatgttgcctatagtaacccatcagaatatacctttactttatttattgcattcaacaaaatgacagctaaaatctgattggttgctataggcaacatctccactttttatagcatgtagtttagtcaaaataacccagcatgtactacacagtccaaatgataatgggtattaaaaggataataagtgcatccgtaagcaggtagcataggactagaaatcaggaatgcaaacattgtgaaagaatctgtagttgctaaagaatattctttcctatccagtgttcagaatgcaatatacaaacttattatatcctatatacttaccgtcatttttcatacacagggccctcttcataccagccacctcaagcGGAGTcattggaaatgtcccctgagccagaggatcaaacgaccatcaccctggtaacagtggatgcccctgtgtctggcctccaggaagtttcacctggccctgctgaaccatcacaccaccaacctgcacctgaaactatggacccagccagagaaatggcgctgtctattggcgcattccagcagcaacagacattgttcatggacaggcaaactgggcacatgtcacaaattgcggcccagttgaggcgaatacaccgctccacgagccaaatccctgctgcaataaaccggctggcaagcgctttggagcagacaaatgtgcagctggcccaaatgtctgggtctgtggacgccatgcattcctccattcgcgaggggaatgccaatgttatccggctggcaggccaactccagcaggaactgattgcccgcttgccggcccctttttcatcggcctccaccagtgccgctagtacgcctaccacatctctacagagtactcctccaaggagaggtgctcgcaccaggggtgggcgagggaggggagagagtgccaccaagcatagcgatatgcctgcaaaaaggcatcgctagcacaatgtttgttatttattaatgttttgtcaagtttctataaccattatacgtttttatttattgtgttctgcaataaatgcagttaaatttctattgtgtcagtctttcttttctgcacattaaacaagagtatactgattgtttaacaactatgcactaatttcacgtaaacattgacctctgactgtcacattccagggatgttcatatttaccacatgaggagtacacactatcctgtttttaaaggttccaatgtacaaaaattttacaataaaatactaaaattgcactcacataaaacacatttttgaggaaaaaatgtttttcatactatgtacttacacgtaaagtagtttgcaattagacggtctctaatctcccttccgccctctgtgctctgtacATCaccatgtgacacggaccccttcttcttcactgtctactgcaataatcggtggggtaagttgatgtattgctagattatgtatcaaacagccagccaggataatttcagaccccttttcaggtgcatacatagccacacaacccgattattctagtaacctgaacctagtttaccaaagtacaaaggtacgctataacacacctctactaaatcagtaaataaattgcatggtgggaagacacaagagaaaaagaaaccaaaacaacactgcaattacaagacactggccttttaacatatacaatcccaaagtaaaaaactttgtacatgaaatggcccttttccttctgttctgattgcccaaatatctgaaacagcacactg
The Mixophyes fleayi isolate aMixFle1 chromosome 1, aMixFle1.hap1, whole genome shotgun sequence DNA segment above includes these coding regions:
- the LOC142138907 gene encoding uncharacterized protein LOC142138907 is translated as MSRDRRGEQAEEREMEVEGSEEGEGEVEETGQGRKTKTGRNVRFSHDENCVLVHNIIPCYEVILGNLAARTPLRRRHQLWGRVCEAVNAVGPLKRTVAHCRKRFSDIKRRLKEKMAQERRSTRRTGGGPPLRMEYTTYEEELRQIMPAEIVEGINVQDTDSPSFGQVVDSPGPQFSPSARPTPPPSARDSGTDEQAGPSSYQPPQAESLEMSPEPEDQTTITLALSQGGMGETSYKPYTTGLGERMYFRLLLGDPSIGGDGQVEILAHCA